In the genome of Cryptococcus deuterogattii R265 chromosome 6, complete sequence, one region contains:
- a CDS encoding cyclin-dependent protein kinase inhibitor (genome sequence mistake) codes for MKFGKTIQSQQVPGWGEYYLNYKALKKIINSYAAGRPASDASLLSLGLRPARLPVAITDTNTTSPLPNFHHHPSSSDTDTDAEHVNIQDLEPLPPQTAPPGNTSTGLMGRNPTENTGRSESFKAHRDVFFFTLQRELEKINAFYLIKERDLRLRLLSLLSNRKRLLRNSSSTAPDVSDDLSPTGARRDAEWASLEEGWRLFERDLGKLQGFIEINAIGFRKILKKWDKRSKSNTKELYLERQVEVQPCFNREFIAKLSDIVAANLLDLENGSEHISTAFLERDPSSLGGVNFASTDGMTGGVGVGSNRSVDFDPDSTRALALDALADLEANLGKAISAGHDALIDWVKVAHARQQRQRFSQSTTDPSLMRILWQCALHTPPTLLPFVLSSLDLDYDCIDNINGRSILHKACIVGSLALVERCVEHSPELVEKKDVYERRPLHYAAMHGFADIVSFLLQTSSNPPTTDHRAPAEPSPTDMDGYTPLMHAIQRGHLAVVQIFVSDEVTGGDRERITLEPTAMSNDLIPLSLACEHGHVEVARLLLQRGARVIPNSEGLYPQHFAAKAGHSAICQLLVEEGGEEGGGKDRKDKYNLWTPLHHAAIGGEDRHLECVKVLVEKGGCDVNVPDEYGKSAGWYAAWFGHVECLNYLRDHGARLGGARGGDVGVTGVGAAEAQVGGRGADGGDTDEEMEVDEMGGLGLAADPQMGALSPGSDLELEPPAEDFELIPSLSLPPPIIPLRVYGHEFLAKRCLIQLSLGHRIISSFPPCNSNTPTDTHPHAPAIKLYSRSGSGQDSLHLWSSLKLVMTSKSDISAVPHSVILPLADEREVFSFHAQDLDRFTLELSLYPTFGSKVIGRAVLLPGTWRDIKYHKQLQAPLLDHNLKAIGEVALEVSCITPFGGAQLEIGGRVETYWKSKVVKGDSAQDHAHLAPHKPLSVFSSSGAVAGAMGTAAAGAAGHGIDLDAGNETDVVVSSGADTGMSTAPVAERQAVVAVGNQRW; via the exons ATGAAG TTTGGAAAGACCATCCAATCTCAGCAAGTCCCAGGATGGGGAGAATATTATCTCAATTACAAA GCCCTCAAAAAGATAATCAACTCGTACGCAGCCGGCCGTCCTGCGTCAGATGcatccctcctctctctcggGCTCCGTCCCGCTCGGCTCCCAGTAGCAATCACCGACACCAATACAACCTCACCACTCCCGAATTTCCACCATCACCCTAGCTCGTCTGACACCGACACAGATGCGGAACATGTCAATATTCAAGATTTGGAGCCTTTACCGCCTCAGACGGCTCCTCCGGGAAATACAAGTACCGGGTTGATGGGTCGGAATCCAACGGAGAATACAGGGCGGAGCGAGAGTTTCAAGGCACATCGAgatgtctttttctttacGCTCCAAAGAGAGCTTGAAAAA ATCAATGCATTCTATCTCATCAAAGAACGTGACCTCCGTCtccgccttctctccctcctgTCCAACCGCAAACGTCTCCTTCGaaactcttcatccaccGCACCCGATGTTTCCGACGACCTCTCACCCACTGGCGCTCGGCGCGACGCAGAATGGGCGAGTCTCGAAGAAGGATGGCGTCTCTTTGAACGCGATCTCGGCAAGTTGCAAGGGTTTATCGAAATCAACGCTATCGGCTTCCGTAAGATcttgaagaaatgggaTAAGCGAAGCAAGAGTAATACCAAGGAACTTTACCTCGAGAGACAAGTTGAAGTACAGCCTTGTTTTAATCGAGAATTCATTGCCAAACTCTCGGACATTGTTGCCGCAAATCTGCTCGACCTCGAGAATGGGTCTGAACACATTTCGACGGCATTTTTGGAGAGAGATCCCTCATCTTTAGGTGGAGTCAACTTTGCTTCGACCGATGGTATGACAGGTGGAGTAGGAGTAGGGAGTAACAGAAGCGTGGATTTCGACCCTGACTCCACTCGAGCTCTTGCCTTGGATGCCCTTGCAGATCTCGAGGCGAACCTTGGCAAAGCCATCTCAGCAGGCCATGACGCCCTTATTGACTGGGTCAAAGTCGCTCATGCTCGTCAACAACGTCAACGCTTCTCCCAATCCACTACCGACCCGAGCTTAATGCGCATCCTCTGGCAGTGCGCCCTCCACACCCCTCCtacccttctccctttcgTTCTTTCCTCACTTGACTTGGATTATGACTGTATCGACAATATCAACGGCCGCAGTATCCTGCATAAGGCGTGCATAGTCGGTTCGCTCGCCCTGGTTGAGCGCTGTGTCGAACATTCACCAGAattggtggagaagaaggatgtatACGAGCGGCGGCCTTTACACTACGCCGCGATGCACGGTTTCGCCGACAttgtctctttcctcttacaaacctcttccaacccACCCACAACCGACCATCGCGCACCGGCGGAACCGTCACCGACGGATATGGACGGCTACACACCGCTTATGCATGCTATCCAGCGAGGTCACCTCGCCGTCGTTCAGATCTTCGTCAGTGACGAAGTCACAGGTGGCGACCGCGAGAGAATCACTCTCGAGCCGACAGCCATGTCGAACGACCTTattcccctctccctcgCATGCGAGCACGGTCACGTTGAAGTTGcccgtcttctccttcaacgtGGCGCGAGGGTGATCCCCAACTCTGAAGGTCTTTACCCGCAACATTTCGCTGCTAAAGCCGGACATTCCGCCATCTGCCAGTTACtggtagaagaaggtggtgaggaaggagggggtAAAGATAGGAAAGATAAGTATAATCTCTGGACACCTCTGCATCATGCTGCGATAGGTGGTGAAGACCGGCATTTAGAGTGTGTTAAAGtgttggtggagaagggaggatgTGATGTAAATGTGCCGGACGAATATGGGAAGAGTGCGGGGTGGTATGCGGCGTGGTTTGGTCATGTGGAATGTTTGAATTATTTGAGAGACCATGGAGCGAGGTTGGGAGGGGCTAGAGGTGGGGATGTAGGGGTAACAGGCGTTGGGGCTGCAGAAGCACaagtgggaggaagaggggccgatggaggagatacggatgaggagatggaggtggatgagatgggaGGTTTGGGACTTGCAGCAGATCCGCAGATGGGGGCCTTATCGCCCGGTTCAGATTTAGAATTAGAGCCTCCTGCCGAAGATTTTGAGCTGATACCTTCGCTCTCTTTGCCTCCGCCCATCATTCC ACTGAGAGTGTACGGCCATGAATTCCTCGCAAAACGATGCCTCATCCAACTCTCCCTCGGACATCGTattatctcttctttcccgcCATGCAACTCCAACACCCCGACTGACACTCACCCCCACGCGCCTGCAATCAAGCTCTACTCCCGCTCTGGTTCAGGACAAGACTCTCTTCACCTTTGGTCTTCGCTAAAGTTGGTCATGACCTCCAAATCCGATATCTCGGCTGTACCGCACAGCGTCATCCTCCCACTCGCCGACGAGCGCGaagtcttctccttccacgCACAAGATCTCGACCGATTCACTCTCGAACTTTCGCTCTACCCTACGTTTGGTTCAAAAGTTATCGGCCGTGCTGTCCTCTTACCCGGTACATGGCGGGACATCAAATATCACAAACAGCTCCAAGCGCCGCTGCTAGACCATAATCTTAAAGCTATCGGCGAGGTAGCGTTGGAAGTAAGCTGTATAACACCATTTGGAGGTGCGCAGCTGGAAATCGGAGGAAGGGTTGAGACATATTGGAAATCTAAGGTCGTCAAGGGTGATTCGGCGCAGGATCACGCGCATTTGGCACCTCACAAACCTTTGAGTGTGTTTTCGTCGTCTGGTGCTGTGGCAGGGGCGATGGGAACCGCTGCTGCAGGTGCTGCCGGGCACGGCATTGATCTTGATGCAGGTAACGAGACTGATGTGGTTGTGAGCTCCGGTGCAGACACGGGCATGAGTACGGCGCCAGTGGCGGAGCGGCAGGCAGTGGTGGCGGTGGGGAATCAACGTTGGTGA